The Bacteroidota bacterium DNA window GTGAAATCCATATCATGTTTATCTGAGGCCACTTTTTATAATGATAGACAGCTATGCATCGCTTGAAACAATACCGGTAAAAGCCTTTCCCAACCCGGCACAGGAACAGATCACATTTCAACATGAAAACACACGGTACCACACGAACATAATGTTACAGTGCTTTGATAAGTTAGGCCGCAAAGTGCATGAAGAAAAGATTTACCCTTACCAGGGAGCCAGTGTTGTGGATGTGAACGGGTGGAACGATGGAATGTATGTCGCTGTGGTCACCAGTGAGGGAAAGGTGATTGGAAGGTGCAAGTTTATTATTCGGAGAAAATAAGCTAATTTTGAGTCTGTCTCGAAAGCCCTTTGAGTTCCTTTGTGATTGCCTTTGTGTTCCTTTGTGGTTTACCTAATT harbors:
- a CDS encoding T9SS type A sorting domain-containing protein — protein: MIDSYASLETIPVKAFPNPAQEQITFQHENTRYHTNIMLQCFDKLGRKVHEEKIYPYQGASVVDVNGWNDGMYVAVVTSEGKVIGRCKFIIRRK